One Papaver somniferum cultivar HN1 chromosome 10, ASM357369v1, whole genome shotgun sequence genomic window carries:
- the LOC113318375 gene encoding probable BOI-related E3 ubiquitin-protein ligase 2 isoform X2 — protein MFGGDNNHHVFPGFMEENQFQYDANASTQLQLFGNCCSVDPVNYVTTEHISALNRPTKRSRETVDIMRQQKLQISLNNNFYQEDADKSASIPNLNPNPVSTGLRLSYDDDERNSSVTSASGNIVSGLPIIMSLGDNLRTEMDRQKEEFDHYIRVQEEQIAKGVMEMKQRHMASFLGTIEKGVTKRLREKEIEIESVNRKNKELVQRIKQVATEAQSWHYRAKYNESVINNLKTSLKQAIAQGADQGREGCGDSEVDDAASSYIDQKNHLHLSSIPSGSGKPVNGNQQHQRLKEQMTCRACKGKEVAVLFLPCRHFCLCKDCEVFIDLCPICQVMKTATLQVYM, from the exons ATGTTTGGGGGAGATAATAACCACCACGTTTTTCCTGGTTTTATGGAGGAAAATCAGTTTCAATATGATGCCAATGCATCAACGCAGCTGCAGTTATTTGGAAATT GCTGTAGTGTCGATCCAGTGAACTATGTCACAACTGAACACATCTCCGCCCTAAATCGGCCAACTAAGCGAAGCAGGGAAACAGTTGACATCATGAGGCAGCAAAAGCTTCAGATTTCCTTGAATAATAATTTCTACCAAGAGGATGCCGACAAATCAGCAAGCATTCCTAACCTTAATCCCAATCCAGTATCAACTGGGCTTAGGCTGTCATATGACGATGATGAGCGCAATAGTTCCGTGACTTCCGCAAGTGGGAATATTGTATCAGGTCTTCCGATCATCATGTCTTTAGGTGATAATCTCAGAACTGAAATGGATCGGCAGAAAGAGGAATTTGACCATTACATCAGAGTTCAG GAAGAACAAATAGCCAAAGGAGTGATGGAAATGAAGCAGAGACACATGGCTTCTTTTCTTGGTACCATTGAGAAAGGAGTGACCAAGAGACTACGCGAAAAGGAAATTGAGATTGAGAGCGTTAATCGCAAGAACAAGGAACTTGTTCAGAGAATAAAGCAGGTAGCAACGGAAGCTCAGTCGTGGCATTACAGAGCAAAGTACAATGAATCGGTGATCAATAACCTAAAGACCAGCCTCAAGCAAGCAATTGCACAAGGCGCTGACCAAGGAAGAGAAGGCTGTGGGGACAGCGAGGTTGACGACGCAGCCTCTTCTTACATAGACCAGAAAAACCATCTTCATCTGAGTAGTATACCAAGCGGATCCGGGAAGCCCGTGAATGGGAACCAGCAGCATCAAAGGTTGAAAGAGCAGATGACTTGTAGAGCCTGCAAAGGCAAAGAAGTCGCAGTGCTGTTTTTACCTTGTCGACACTTTTGCCTGTGCAAGGATTGCGAAGTGTTTATTGATCTTTGTCCTATTTGTCAGGTCATGAAGACTGCTACACTTCAGGTTTACATGTGA
- the LOC113318375 gene encoding probable BOI-related E3 ubiquitin-protein ligase 2 isoform X1, which translates to MFGGDNNHHVFPGFMEENQFQYDANASTQLQLFGNFPTGCSVDPVNYVTTEHISALNRPTKRSRETVDIMRQQKLQISLNNNFYQEDADKSASIPNLNPNPVSTGLRLSYDDDERNSSVTSASGNIVSGLPIIMSLGDNLRTEMDRQKEEFDHYIRVQEEQIAKGVMEMKQRHMASFLGTIEKGVTKRLREKEIEIESVNRKNKELVQRIKQVATEAQSWHYRAKYNESVINNLKTSLKQAIAQGADQGREGCGDSEVDDAASSYIDQKNHLHLSSIPSGSGKPVNGNQQHQRLKEQMTCRACKGKEVAVLFLPCRHFCLCKDCEVFIDLCPICQVMKTATLQVYM; encoded by the exons ATGTTTGGGGGAGATAATAACCACCACGTTTTTCCTGGTTTTATGGAGGAAAATCAGTTTCAATATGATGCCAATGCATCAACGCAGCTGCAGTTATTTGGAAATT TTCCAACAGGCTGTAGTGTCGATCCAGTGAACTATGTCACAACTGAACACATCTCCGCCCTAAATCGGCCAACTAAGCGAAGCAGGGAAACAGTTGACATCATGAGGCAGCAAAAGCTTCAGATTTCCTTGAATAATAATTTCTACCAAGAGGATGCCGACAAATCAGCAAGCATTCCTAACCTTAATCCCAATCCAGTATCAACTGGGCTTAGGCTGTCATATGACGATGATGAGCGCAATAGTTCCGTGACTTCCGCAAGTGGGAATATTGTATCAGGTCTTCCGATCATCATGTCTTTAGGTGATAATCTCAGAACTGAAATGGATCGGCAGAAAGAGGAATTTGACCATTACATCAGAGTTCAG GAAGAACAAATAGCCAAAGGAGTGATGGAAATGAAGCAGAGACACATGGCTTCTTTTCTTGGTACCATTGAGAAAGGAGTGACCAAGAGACTACGCGAAAAGGAAATTGAGATTGAGAGCGTTAATCGCAAGAACAAGGAACTTGTTCAGAGAATAAAGCAGGTAGCAACGGAAGCTCAGTCGTGGCATTACAGAGCAAAGTACAATGAATCGGTGATCAATAACCTAAAGACCAGCCTCAAGCAAGCAATTGCACAAGGCGCTGACCAAGGAAGAGAAGGCTGTGGGGACAGCGAGGTTGACGACGCAGCCTCTTCTTACATAGACCAGAAAAACCATCTTCATCTGAGTAGTATACCAAGCGGATCCGGGAAGCCCGTGAATGGGAACCAGCAGCATCAAAGGTTGAAAGAGCAGATGACTTGTAGAGCCTGCAAAGGCAAAGAAGTCGCAGTGCTGTTTTTACCTTGTCGACACTTTTGCCTGTGCAAGGATTGCGAAGTGTTTATTGATCTTTGTCCTATTTGTCAGGTCATGAAGACTGCTACACTTCAGGTTTACATGTGA
- the LOC113318375 gene encoding probable BOI-related E3 ubiquitin-protein ligase 2 isoform X4 encodes MMPMHQRSCSYLEIVSSHSCCSVDPVNYVTTEHISALNRPTKRSRETVDIMRQQKLQISLNNNFYQEDADKSASIPNLNPNPVSTGLRLSYDDDERNSSVTSASGNIVSGLPIIMSLGDNLRTEMDRQKEEFDHYIRVQEEQIAKGVMEMKQRHMASFLGTIEKGVTKRLREKEIEIESVNRKNKELVQRIKQVATEAQSWHYRAKYNESVINNLKTSLKQAIAQGADQGREGCGDSEVDDAASSYIDQKNHLHLSSIPSGSGKPVNGNQQHQRLKEQMTCRACKGKEVAVLFLPCRHFCLCKDCEVFIDLCPICQVMKTATLQVYM; translated from the exons ATGATGCCAATGCATCAACGCAGCTGCAGTTATTTGGAAATTGTGAGTTCCCATTCGT GCTGTAGTGTCGATCCAGTGAACTATGTCACAACTGAACACATCTCCGCCCTAAATCGGCCAACTAAGCGAAGCAGGGAAACAGTTGACATCATGAGGCAGCAAAAGCTTCAGATTTCCTTGAATAATAATTTCTACCAAGAGGATGCCGACAAATCAGCAAGCATTCCTAACCTTAATCCCAATCCAGTATCAACTGGGCTTAGGCTGTCATATGACGATGATGAGCGCAATAGTTCCGTGACTTCCGCAAGTGGGAATATTGTATCAGGTCTTCCGATCATCATGTCTTTAGGTGATAATCTCAGAACTGAAATGGATCGGCAGAAAGAGGAATTTGACCATTACATCAGAGTTCAG GAAGAACAAATAGCCAAAGGAGTGATGGAAATGAAGCAGAGACACATGGCTTCTTTTCTTGGTACCATTGAGAAAGGAGTGACCAAGAGACTACGCGAAAAGGAAATTGAGATTGAGAGCGTTAATCGCAAGAACAAGGAACTTGTTCAGAGAATAAAGCAGGTAGCAACGGAAGCTCAGTCGTGGCATTACAGAGCAAAGTACAATGAATCGGTGATCAATAACCTAAAGACCAGCCTCAAGCAAGCAATTGCACAAGGCGCTGACCAAGGAAGAGAAGGCTGTGGGGACAGCGAGGTTGACGACGCAGCCTCTTCTTACATAGACCAGAAAAACCATCTTCATCTGAGTAGTATACCAAGCGGATCCGGGAAGCCCGTGAATGGGAACCAGCAGCATCAAAGGTTGAAAGAGCAGATGACTTGTAGAGCCTGCAAAGGCAAAGAAGTCGCAGTGCTGTTTTTACCTTGTCGACACTTTTGCCTGTGCAAGGATTGCGAAGTGTTTATTGATCTTTGTCCTATTTGTCAGGTCATGAAGACTGCTACACTTCAGGTTTACATGTGA
- the LOC113318375 gene encoding probable BOI-related E3 ubiquitin-protein ligase 2 isoform X3 yields the protein MMPMHQRSCSYLEIVSSHSFPTGCSVDPVNYVTTEHISALNRPTKRSRETVDIMRQQKLQISLNNNFYQEDADKSASIPNLNPNPVSTGLRLSYDDDERNSSVTSASGNIVSGLPIIMSLGDNLRTEMDRQKEEFDHYIRVQEEQIAKGVMEMKQRHMASFLGTIEKGVTKRLREKEIEIESVNRKNKELVQRIKQVATEAQSWHYRAKYNESVINNLKTSLKQAIAQGADQGREGCGDSEVDDAASSYIDQKNHLHLSSIPSGSGKPVNGNQQHQRLKEQMTCRACKGKEVAVLFLPCRHFCLCKDCEVFIDLCPICQVMKTATLQVYM from the exons ATGATGCCAATGCATCAACGCAGCTGCAGTTATTTGGAAATTGTGAGTTCCCATTCGT TTCCAACAGGCTGTAGTGTCGATCCAGTGAACTATGTCACAACTGAACACATCTCCGCCCTAAATCGGCCAACTAAGCGAAGCAGGGAAACAGTTGACATCATGAGGCAGCAAAAGCTTCAGATTTCCTTGAATAATAATTTCTACCAAGAGGATGCCGACAAATCAGCAAGCATTCCTAACCTTAATCCCAATCCAGTATCAACTGGGCTTAGGCTGTCATATGACGATGATGAGCGCAATAGTTCCGTGACTTCCGCAAGTGGGAATATTGTATCAGGTCTTCCGATCATCATGTCTTTAGGTGATAATCTCAGAACTGAAATGGATCGGCAGAAAGAGGAATTTGACCATTACATCAGAGTTCAG GAAGAACAAATAGCCAAAGGAGTGATGGAAATGAAGCAGAGACACATGGCTTCTTTTCTTGGTACCATTGAGAAAGGAGTGACCAAGAGACTACGCGAAAAGGAAATTGAGATTGAGAGCGTTAATCGCAAGAACAAGGAACTTGTTCAGAGAATAAAGCAGGTAGCAACGGAAGCTCAGTCGTGGCATTACAGAGCAAAGTACAATGAATCGGTGATCAATAACCTAAAGACCAGCCTCAAGCAAGCAATTGCACAAGGCGCTGACCAAGGAAGAGAAGGCTGTGGGGACAGCGAGGTTGACGACGCAGCCTCTTCTTACATAGACCAGAAAAACCATCTTCATCTGAGTAGTATACCAAGCGGATCCGGGAAGCCCGTGAATGGGAACCAGCAGCATCAAAGGTTGAAAGAGCAGATGACTTGTAGAGCCTGCAAAGGCAAAGAAGTCGCAGTGCTGTTTTTACCTTGTCGACACTTTTGCCTGTGCAAGGATTGCGAAGTGTTTATTGATCTTTGTCCTATTTGTCAGGTCATGAAGACTGCTACACTTCAGGTTTACATGTGA